In the Periophthalmus magnuspinnatus isolate fPerMag1 chromosome 4, fPerMag1.2.pri, whole genome shotgun sequence genome, one interval contains:
- the sec22bb gene encoding vesicle-trafficking protein SEC22b-B: MVLLTMIARLADGLPLAASMQEDEQLGRDIQQYQSQAKQLFRKLNEQSPTRCTLEAGSVTFHYCIEKGVCYLVLCEASFPKKLAFAYLEDLQAEFHEQHGKRVPTVSRPYAFIEFDSYIQKTKKSYIDSRARRNLGSINTELQDVQRIMVANIEEVLQRGEALSALDSKAINLSSLSKKYRSDAKYLNTRSTYAKLAAGGVFFIMLIVYVRFWWL, encoded by the exons ATGGTGCTGTTGACGATGATAGCTCGGTTGGCCGACGGTCTCCCACTGGCCGCTTCAATGCAGGAGGACGAGCAG ttgggTCGAGACATCCAGCAATATCAGAGTCAAGCCAAGCAGCTCTTCAGGAAACTCAATGAGCAGAGTCCAACCCGCTGCACACTGGAGGCTGGCTCAGTCACTTTCCA ttattgtaTAGAGAAAGGTGTGTGTTACCTGGTGTTATGTGAGGCCAGTTTCCCTAAGAAGCTAGCTTTTGCTTACCTTGAAGACCTGCAGGCAGAGTTTCACGAGCAACATGGAAAAAGGGTTCCCACTGTGTCCAGACCTTACGCCTTTATTGAATTTG acTCTTACATCCAGAAAACCAAAAAGTCTTACATCGACAGCCGAGCACGAAGAAATCTGGGAAGCATCAACACAGAGCTCCAGGATGTTCAGAGAATTATGGTGGCTAACATAGAAGAGGTTCTACAGCGAGGAGAGGCCCTTTCTG ctCTGGACTCCAAGGCCATTAACTTGTCATCCTTGTCAAAGAAGTACAGAAGTGATGCCAAGTATCTAAACACCCGCTCTACTTATGCCAAGCTTGCGGCTGGTGGTGTCTTTTTCATCATGCTCATTGTGTATGTACGCTTCTGGTGGCTCTGA